The DNA sequence CCGTAAGAATGCCCACCAGCTTTCGCCCCTGCCAAAGAATATCGTTCGGCCATTTGATGCCGCAAGTTAGACCGCTTGCCTCACGAATGGCTTCTACCGTCGCTACCGCCGCCATAAGAGTGCATTTCGGCGCTTCTTGCGGAGGGAAGGGGGGACGAAGAATGACAGATACCCAAACGCCGCCTCCCGGGGGAGAAAACCACCCTCGATTTAGGCGGCCTCGTCCCAGCGTCTGCGCTTCCGATACAACAATCGTTCCTTCTGCAGCCTCATCCGCCGCCAACCGTTTCGCTTCATTATTAGTAGAAGAAGTATCATAAAAATGCACGATCTGCTTGCCTAACAGTTTTGTAGATAGTCCTGCCCTAATTTCTTCTGGCAGCAGCAAGTCCGGACGGCTTTTCAAGCGATATCCCTTGCGCGGATGCGCCTCAATTTCATAACCGTGATTTTTCAATTCCTGAATATGCTTCCATACAGCAGTACGAGAGACCGCTAATTGCCGGCTGATCTCTTCCCCGGACAAATAATCCTGGGATTGCTGCCGCAGCAGCTTTAGTATTCGCGCTCGCAAAGCCTCGACCTCCCAGTTTCCGATGTATTCATTCTTACATCATAAACTACGGGTCTCTTTATTGTCAATCAACCGATTTCTCCGTGTTGTTCCGCCCCTTTGATGGCTTCA is a window from the Anaeromusa acidaminophila DSM 3853 genome containing:
- a CDS encoding bifunctional biotin--[acetyl-CoA-carboxylase] synthetase/biotin operon repressor, with translation MRARILKLLRQQSQDYLSGEEISRQLAVSRTAVWKHIQELKNHGYEIEAHPRKGYRLKSRPDLLLPEEIRAGLSTKLLGKQIVHFYDTSSTNNEAKRLAADEAAEGTIVVSEAQTLGRGRLNRGWFSPPGGGVWVSVILRPPFPPQEAPKCTLMAAVATVEAIREASGLTCGIKWPNDILWQGRKLVGILTEMSAEMDAINFVVLGIGINVSLQENDFPEELRNIGASISMGAGREVSRVEVLQKLLERLEYWYEVVKKEGFEPVLKAWRRESITLGQPVRVLAGEETYDGVAEELAEDGSLLVRTENDLRRVLAGDVSLRLQG